The proteins below come from a single Halobacillus salinarum genomic window:
- a CDS encoding RicAFT regulatory complex protein RicA family protein produces MAQYTRKQVVEEAHKLAKMMADIEEIDRFKQLEAKLNENKKVQDYIQRIKALQKQAVNFQAYGKTEALEKVEKEIDRLQEELDQIPVVAEFKESQMVINDILQMVSSTISREVSNEVIRSTGGDVLKGETGSQLNNQTSCNH; encoded by the coding sequence ATGGCTCAATATACTAGAAAGCAAGTGGTGGAAGAAGCTCATAAGCTTGCCAAAATGATGGCAGATATCGAGGAAATTGACCGTTTTAAACAACTGGAAGCTAAGCTGAATGAAAATAAAAAGGTCCAGGACTATATCCAAAGGATTAAAGCTTTGCAGAAACAAGCCGTGAATTTCCAAGCGTATGGAAAAACAGAAGCGCTCGAAAAAGTAGAAAAAGAGATCGACCGTCTGCAGGAAGAGCTCGATCAAATTCCTGTCGTTGCTGAATTCAAAGAATCCCAAATGGTCATTAATGATATACTGCAAATGGTTTCAAGTACAATTTCCCGTGAAGTTTCCAATGAAGTGATCCGCTCTACGGGAGGAGACGTTCTCAAAGGGGAAACGGGGTCACAATTAAATAATCAAACATCTTGTAATCACTAA
- a CDS encoding stage V sporulation protein S, with protein sequence MDVLKVSAKSVPNSVAGALANVVRENGTAEIQAIGAGALNQAVKAVAIARGFVAPSGMDLICIPAFTDIMIDEEERTAIKLIVEPR encoded by the coding sequence ATGGATGTATTAAAAGTATCAGCTAAATCCGTACCTAATTCAGTAGCAGGAGCTTTAGCAAATGTGGTTAGGGAGAATGGTACTGCAGAAATTCAGGCAATCGGAGCAGGTGCTTTGAACCAGGCTGTGAAAGCGGTTGCGATTGCTCGTGGATTTGTGGCACCTAGCGGAATGGACTTAATCTGCATTCCTGCCTTTACTGATATTATGATTGATGAGGAGGAACGTACGGCGATTAAGTTAATTGTCGAACCTCGTTAA
- a CDS encoding glycine C-acetyltransferase: protein MKGFEYLQEELDQMKEQGTFRNLIPLESAQGSKVKIKGKEVIQLSSNNYLGLTSHPRLVQAADQANEKYGVGTGSVRTIAGTLSMHEEFEKKLAEFKHTEAALVFQSGFTTNQGVLSSILGKEDVVISDELNHASIIDGIRLTKADRKIYKHVDMGSLEEALKESKDYRTRLVVTDGVFSMDGNIAPLPEIVELCEKYNALVMVDDAHASGVLGSNGRGSVNHFNLDGRVHIQVGTLSKAIGVLGGYVASTKTLREYLIHKGRPFLFSTSHPPAVTAANAAAIDVLLEEPELIEKLWENTKFFKDGLTKLGFDTGISQTPVTPVLIGDDALTHKFSDELFEQGVFAQGIVFPTVPKGKARIRTIVTAEHSKEELQEALDAFEKAGRKLAII, encoded by the coding sequence ATGAAGGGTTTTGAGTATCTGCAAGAAGAGCTCGATCAGATGAAAGAACAGGGAACGTTTAGAAACTTGATTCCACTTGAATCAGCACAAGGTTCTAAAGTAAAGATCAAAGGAAAAGAAGTTATTCAGCTTTCCTCTAACAATTACTTAGGACTTACTTCGCATCCCAGACTTGTTCAAGCCGCAGATCAGGCAAACGAAAAGTATGGCGTGGGTACGGGTTCTGTTCGTACCATTGCCGGCACCTTATCGATGCATGAGGAATTTGAAAAAAAGCTTGCTGAATTTAAGCATACCGAGGCTGCTCTCGTTTTTCAGTCGGGTTTTACAACTAATCAAGGCGTGCTTTCTTCTATTCTTGGCAAAGAGGATGTAGTCATTTCAGATGAATTAAACCATGCGTCCATCATCGATGGTATTCGTTTGACAAAAGCAGACCGTAAGATATATAAACACGTTGATATGGGATCACTGGAAGAGGCGCTGAAGGAAAGTAAAGATTACCGGACACGCTTGGTTGTTACGGACGGTGTCTTTTCCATGGATGGGAACATTGCTCCATTACCTGAAATTGTCGAGCTTTGCGAAAAATACAATGCCCTGGTGATGGTGGATGATGCTCATGCCAGCGGTGTCCTTGGCAGCAATGGAAGAGGATCGGTCAATCATTTTAATCTAGATGGCCGTGTTCATATTCAAGTAGGTACACTGAGTAAAGCAATAGGTGTGCTCGGCGGATATGTAGCAAGCACGAAAACGTTAAGAGAATACTTAATTCATAAAGGCCGTCCATTCTTATTCAGCACTTCTCATCCCCCGGCAGTTACAGCGGCCAATGCTGCAGCCATTGACGTGCTATTAGAAGAACCGGAGCTGATTGAAAAGCTTTGGGAAAACACGAAGTTCTTTAAAGATGGATTAACTAAGCTCGGATTCGATACCGGCATAAGCCAGACACCGGTAACTCCTGTGCTAATCGGCGATGATGCGCTGACCCATAAGTTCTCGGACGAACTGTTTGAACAAGGTGTATTCGCTCAAGGAATCGTTTTTCCTACTGTTCCAAAGGGAAAAGCAAGGATTCGTACGATCGTAACAGCGGAACACTCGAAAGAAGAATTGCAGGAAGCGCTTGATGCTTTTGAAAAAGCAGGCAGAAAGTTAGCGATTATTTAA
- a CDS encoding outer spore coat protein CotE produces MSFFERDYREIITKAVIGKGKKFTEAEHTISPSHRPTSILGCWVINHIYNAKKKGDHVEVSGSYDINVWYSYNDNTKTEVVTERVNYCDQVPLAVKDHNCVHDDVEVIAKAVQQPNCLEANICAQGQKICVEVEREFVVDVIGETKLCVKVDPHGCDNEDDYDFELSSDEFSAIETDFLPSSSDSHDHNND; encoded by the coding sequence ATGTCATTTTTTGAACGTGATTACAGAGAAATCATCACGAAGGCTGTAATTGGAAAAGGAAAAAAATTCACAGAAGCTGAACATACGATCAGCCCTTCTCACCGCCCAACCAGTATATTGGGGTGCTGGGTCATTAACCACATTTACAATGCAAAGAAGAAAGGCGATCACGTCGAAGTGTCCGGCAGCTACGACATTAACGTCTGGTATTCGTATAATGATAATACGAAAACAGAAGTTGTCACAGAACGGGTAAATTATTGCGATCAAGTACCGCTTGCTGTTAAGGATCACAATTGTGTTCATGACGATGTAGAAGTCATTGCCAAGGCTGTTCAGCAGCCCAATTGCCTTGAAGCGAATATTTGTGCCCAAGGCCAAAAAATCTGCGTAGAGGTAGAAAGAGAGTTTGTCGTAGATGTCATCGGTGAAACCAAATTATGTGTAAAAGTTGATCCTCACGGTTGTGATAATGAGGATGATTACGATTTTGAATTATCATCGGATGAGTTTTCAGCAATTGAAACGGACTTCCTCCCATCCTCTTCAGACAGCCACGACCATAACAATGATTAG
- the mutS gene encoding DNA mismatch repair protein MutS has translation MAQYTPMMQQYLKIKAQYKDAFLFFRLGDFYEMFFEDALKASKELEITLTSRDGGKEDRIPMCGVPYHSAENYIKQLLEKGFKVAICEQVEDPKTAKGVVKREVVQLITPGTVMEGSMLNEKENNYLASLTEFADGTCTVSYNDLTTGETSIALVKDGFEAAVSELYTRPVKEIVIGSDLNEDKVEGLKERLGYTVSIEDRTEIDDEFQPLTENIHQEKFLIGFGRLLQYIQHTQKRALEHLRPVDVIELKQFMALDMYSKRNLELVETLRKQGKSGSLLSILDRTITSMGARMLKKWMERPLLSRQDIELRHQQVEGLLEQFFERESLREQLTSVYDLERLAGRVAYGNVNARDLIQLRQSLSRVPEILKILQDFANESIERLYQSIDPLTELKELLEESIAEDAPQTLKEGGMIRDGFNSKLDEYRHAQANGKQWIAELEAKEREATGIRSLKIGYNRVFGYYIEVTRANLKHLPEDRYERKQTLTNAERFITPELKEKEALILEASEKGVELEYELFLQVRERVKAFVHKLQLLADQLSTIDVLQGFAEAAESHDYVKPEYHETRTVDIKKGRHPVVERVMKEETFVPNDIYLDDETDILLITGPNMSGKSTYMRQLALTAIMGQMGSFVPCESANLPIFDQIFTRIGAADDLVSGQSTFMVEMLEANHALSHATENSMILLDEIGRGTSTYDGMALAQAIVEHIHEHIRAKTLFSTHYHELTSLENELNRLKNVHVRAEEYEGNVIFLHQIKEGAADESYGIHVAKLAEMPSSLIDRASELLALLENPARNEAAAGQEQQLSLFVEEARQKKPKAENEDLEKQLSQLNLMEMTPMDAMNELYRLQKKLKS, from the coding sequence ATGGCACAATACACACCTATGATGCAGCAATACTTAAAAATAAAGGCACAATATAAGGATGCTTTTTTATTTTTTCGACTCGGTGACTTTTATGAGATGTTTTTTGAGGATGCTTTGAAAGCCTCTAAAGAACTTGAGATTACGTTAACGAGCAGGGACGGTGGCAAGGAAGACCGGATTCCGATGTGCGGCGTTCCTTATCATTCTGCTGAAAATTACATAAAGCAATTGTTGGAAAAAGGATTCAAAGTAGCGATTTGTGAGCAGGTGGAGGATCCGAAAACGGCTAAAGGAGTAGTAAAACGGGAGGTCGTTCAATTAATCACTCCAGGGACCGTTATGGAAGGAAGTATGCTGAATGAAAAAGAAAACAACTATTTAGCATCTTTAACTGAATTTGCGGATGGAACATGTACGGTCAGCTACAATGATTTAACTACTGGAGAAACGAGCATTGCCTTAGTAAAGGATGGTTTCGAAGCCGCTGTAAGTGAATTGTACACCCGCCCTGTAAAGGAAATAGTCATTGGAAGCGACCTTAACGAAGATAAAGTAGAAGGATTAAAAGAACGTCTTGGCTATACGGTTTCCATAGAGGATCGTACAGAAATCGATGATGAATTCCAGCCCTTAACGGAAAACATTCATCAAGAAAAATTTCTCATTGGTTTTGGCCGTTTGTTACAGTATATCCAGCATACACAAAAGCGTGCACTTGAACATCTTCGGCCTGTAGATGTGATTGAACTAAAGCAATTTATGGCTTTAGACATGTATTCCAAAAGGAATCTGGAATTAGTGGAAACGTTGAGGAAGCAAGGGAAATCCGGCAGTCTTCTTTCAATCCTCGATCGCACGATTACCTCAATGGGGGCGCGCATGCTTAAAAAATGGATGGAACGCCCTTTGTTAAGCAGGCAGGACATCGAGCTCCGTCACCAGCAGGTAGAAGGGCTTTTGGAACAATTCTTTGAACGGGAATCTTTAAGGGAACAGCTCACCTCAGTCTATGATTTAGAACGTCTGGCTGGCAGGGTTGCTTATGGAAACGTAAACGCCCGCGATCTGATCCAGCTGCGCCAATCGCTCTCTCGAGTACCGGAGATCTTGAAGATTCTTCAGGATTTCGCTAATGAATCGATTGAACGTCTGTACCAGTCGATTGATCCATTAACGGAACTAAAAGAGCTTCTTGAGGAGAGCATTGCAGAGGATGCGCCGCAGACACTGAAAGAAGGCGGCATGATCCGGGACGGGTTTAACAGTAAGTTAGATGAATACCGGCATGCACAGGCGAACGGGAAACAGTGGATTGCCGAGTTGGAAGCTAAGGAACGGGAAGCGACTGGAATCCGGTCGTTAAAAATCGGCTATAACCGAGTGTTTGGCTATTATATAGAGGTGACAAGAGCTAATTTAAAACACCTGCCTGAAGATCGCTATGAACGCAAGCAGACGTTAACAAACGCTGAACGTTTTATCACACCTGAGTTAAAAGAGAAAGAAGCGTTAATTTTAGAAGCGTCAGAAAAGGGAGTGGAGCTTGAGTACGAATTATTTTTGCAAGTGCGTGAACGGGTGAAAGCATTTGTGCATAAGCTGCAGCTGCTTGCGGATCAACTAAGTACAATTGATGTACTTCAGGGATTTGCAGAGGCTGCTGAGAGTCATGATTACGTTAAGCCGGAGTATCACGAGACACGGACTGTGGATATAAAAAAGGGCAGACATCCCGTAGTGGAACGAGTGATGAAAGAAGAAACTTTTGTACCCAATGACATTTATTTAGATGATGAGACGGATATCCTTCTCATAACAGGTCCTAATATGTCAGGGAAAAGTACGTATATGCGGCAGCTTGCACTCACGGCTATCATGGGGCAGATGGGCAGTTTTGTTCCTTGTGAATCTGCCAATCTTCCAATCTTTGATCAGATTTTCACAAGAATTGGAGCAGCAGATGATCTCGTCTCCGGGCAAAGTACATTTATGGTCGAAATGTTAGAAGCTAATCATGCCTTGAGTCATGCGACAGAAAACAGCATGATTCTCTTAGATGAAATAGGCCGGGGTACAAGTACGTACGACGGAATGGCGCTTGCTCAAGCCATTGTCGAACATATTCATGAGCATATCCGCGCCAAAACGCTTTTTTCCACTCATTACCATGAGCTGACATCGCTGGAGAATGAGCTGAACCGGTTGAAAAATGTACACGTACGTGCAGAGGAATACGAAGGAAATGTCATTTTTCTTCATCAAATAAAAGAGGGGGCAGCAGATGAAAGCTATGGCATTCATGTAGCCAAGCTTGCTGAGATGCCTTCTTCACTCATAGACAGGGCATCGGAATTATTAGCCTTGCTTGAAAATCCTGCTCGGAATGAAGCGGCGGCTGGTCAGGAGCAACAATTGAGTCTGTTTGTGGAAGAAGCCCGACAAAAGAAACCAAAAGCTGAGAATGAGGATCTTGAAAAGCAGCTGTCACAATTAAACCTTATGGAAATGACTCCAATGGATGCCATGAACGAGTTATATCGTTTGCAAAAAAAGCTAAAATCATAA
- a CDS encoding SIMPL domain-containing protein — protein MTNEHHHRPHMTVRGEGSITAEPDLAEVELGVVTENENVTTAQQENAVIMHQILQSLLSFGVGEGQIQTSDYSIYPKYDYEDGKQILRGYVVTHMIRIRVPDISMIGSLIDSAAANGANKIAGIQFTLRNPDTYEQQALSSAVDDALVKARTIASTIQVQLVPKPVQILETSTQGPRPRTMMKAESFSASSTPVQPGKLEITASVEAKFEYIR, from the coding sequence ATGACAAATGAACACCATCATCGTCCGCATATGACTGTAAGAGGGGAGGGGAGTATTACAGCTGAGCCTGATTTGGCAGAGGTTGAATTAGGGGTGGTTACGGAAAATGAAAATGTAACGACTGCTCAGCAGGAGAATGCCGTGATCATGCATCAAATCCTGCAATCGCTCCTGTCATTCGGGGTAGGGGAGGGGCAGATCCAGACAAGCGATTATTCCATTTATCCTAAATATGATTACGAAGACGGGAAACAAATTTTAAGAGGCTATGTAGTGACACATATGATTCGGATACGGGTCCCTGACATATCCATGATTGGCAGTCTGATCGACAGTGCGGCTGCAAACGGAGCGAACAAAATTGCCGGCATACAGTTTACACTGAGAAATCCTGATACCTATGAACAGCAAGCGTTAAGTTCTGCGGTTGACGATGCGTTAGTTAAGGCGAGAACGATTGCATCTACCATTCAAGTACAATTAGTACCTAAACCTGTACAAATCCTCGAGACGTCGACACAAGGCCCCCGGCCCCGTACGATGATGAAAGCAGAGTCGTTTAGTGCTTCGTCAACACCGGTTCAGCCAGGGAAGTTAGAGATTACGGCGAGCGTGGAAGCGAAATTTGAGTATATTCGATAA
- the mutL gene encoding DNA mismatch repair endonuclease MutL: MPDHLSNKIAAGEVVERPASVVKELVENSVDAGSTWVQIDLKEAGLERIHIRDNGAGMEEDDCERAFFRHATSKISSEHDLFHVRTLGFRGEALASIAAVSRLRIHSSTGEEAGTCLELEGGKLIKKSKSDARQGTDITVNELFFNTPARLKYMKTIHTELGHITDVLNRMALSHPEVKFTCTHNEKQLFQTNGRGDLLQVIAKIYGVNVARKMVRIETETLDFSVKGYVAKPEITRASKNYMSTIINGRYIRNIALNKAILQGYHTLLPIGKSPITVLNIEMDPILVDVNVHPAKLEVRFSKEKELFEAIEEAVRTTFRGQTLIPHAADTKARPKKESVKQEALNLYDVHKEEAQQQRETAFQQLVEQEDSRFVNEQQNVIKEMQEPEEIYEEGKNLPPETTENEIRQEKPKRVPAMYPVGQVHGTYIIAQNENGMYIVDQHAAQERIKYEFFREKLAEVNHEVQELLVPITFEFSHQEALQIEEYKEQLAEAGLFFEPFGEKTYIIRSHPQWFPKGFEEEVIKEMIDQLVNEDRVDIGKLREEAAILMSCKRSIKANHYLNHSDMLRLLEDLRNSTDPFTCPHGRPIIVFFSEYEMEKMFKRVM, encoded by the coding sequence ATGCCGGATCATTTGTCGAATAAGATTGCGGCAGGAGAAGTTGTTGAACGCCCGGCCTCTGTAGTAAAAGAGCTTGTGGAGAATAGTGTGGATGCCGGCAGTACATGGGTACAAATCGATTTAAAAGAAGCCGGACTGGAAAGAATCCACATTCGGGATAATGGAGCGGGGATGGAGGAAGACGATTGTGAACGTGCTTTCTTCCGTCATGCTACGAGCAAAATTTCCAGTGAACATGACTTGTTCCACGTGCGGACACTGGGGTTTCGCGGTGAGGCCCTAGCAAGCATCGCGGCGGTCAGCCGTCTAAGAATTCACTCCTCTACAGGTGAAGAAGCGGGAACGTGCTTAGAACTTGAGGGAGGAAAGCTCATAAAAAAGTCCAAAAGTGATGCACGTCAGGGGACGGACATTACTGTAAACGAACTCTTTTTTAATACACCGGCCCGCTTGAAATATATGAAAACCATTCATACAGAGCTTGGACACATTACAGATGTCCTCAACCGAATGGCGTTATCCCACCCGGAAGTGAAATTCACGTGCACTCATAATGAAAAACAATTGTTTCAAACAAACGGAAGAGGAGATCTTCTTCAAGTCATTGCTAAGATATACGGGGTAAACGTTGCGAGAAAAATGGTGCGCATCGAAACGGAAACGCTGGACTTTTCTGTGAAAGGATACGTGGCTAAACCTGAGATCACAAGGGCATCCAAAAATTATATGTCTACGATCATTAACGGGCGCTATATTAGAAACATTGCATTAAATAAAGCGATTCTACAAGGCTATCATACGCTGCTTCCAATCGGGAAAAGCCCCATTACTGTATTAAATATTGAAATGGATCCTATTCTAGTGGATGTAAACGTCCATCCTGCCAAGCTGGAAGTACGCTTTAGTAAAGAAAAAGAACTATTTGAAGCAATTGAGGAAGCCGTCAGGACGACCTTCCGTGGTCAGACGCTGATTCCGCACGCGGCCGATACAAAAGCGAGGCCGAAAAAAGAAAGCGTGAAGCAAGAAGCGTTGAACTTATATGATGTTCATAAAGAAGAAGCTCAACAGCAAAGGGAAACCGCGTTTCAACAGCTTGTTGAACAAGAGGACAGTCGGTTTGTTAATGAACAGCAGAACGTCATAAAGGAAATGCAGGAACCTGAAGAAATATATGAAGAAGGCAAAAATCTTCCACCTGAAACTACGGAAAACGAAATACGCCAAGAGAAGCCAAAACGTGTGCCGGCTATGTATCCTGTTGGTCAAGTGCATGGTACTTATATCATTGCGCAAAATGAAAATGGGATGTACATCGTTGACCAGCATGCTGCACAAGAGCGGATCAAATATGAATTTTTCAGGGAAAAATTAGCCGAAGTTAATCATGAAGTACAGGAGCTGCTCGTCCCAATAACGTTTGAATTCTCACATCAGGAAGCCTTGCAAATTGAAGAATATAAGGAACAGCTAGCTGAAGCCGGTTTGTTTTTTGAGCCATTTGGAGAAAAGACATACATTATTCGCAGTCACCCGCAATGGTTCCCGAAAGGATTCGAAGAAGAAGTGATTAAGGAAATGATAGACCAGCTGGTCAATGAGGATCGTGTGGATATAGGAAAGCTTAGAGAAGAAGCGGCGATTTTAATGTCCTGTAAACGATCCATTAAAGCCAATCATTATTTAAATCATTCCGATATGCTGCGGCTGCTGGAGGATTTAAGAAATTCAACAGATCCATTTACTTGTCCTCACGGTCGGCCCATCATTGTATTTTTCTCAGAGTATGAAATGGAGAAAATGTTCAAACGCGTAATGTAA
- the miaB gene encoding tRNA (N6-isopentenyl adenosine(37)-C2)-methylthiotransferase MiaB gives MNEEQRKQMTQIRQIDPADVKSDQDNLKRIKEKSSEDFMEYFETTYQPPNLRDAQRRRKQKVEFHYDFSIPEDMERVGKGRKYLIRTYGCQMNEHDTEVMAGIFEEMGYESTEDTKEADVILLNTCAIRENAENKVFGEIGHLKPLKMENPNLIIGVCGCMSQEESVVNRILKKHPFIDLIFGTHNIHRLPQLVKEAMFGKEMVIDVWSKEGDIIENLPRSRKGNIKAWVNIMYGCDKFCTYCIVPYTRGKERSRLPEDIIQEVRHLAAQGYKEITLLGQNVNAYGKDLDMEYGLGDLMDDLRGIDIPRIRFTTSHPRDFDDRLIEVLAKGGNMLDHIHLPVQSGNSDVLKIMGRKYSREQYMELVRKIRAAMPEATLTTDIIVGFPNETEEQFQDTLSLVEEVGFEAAYTFIYSPREGTPAAKMKDNIPMEEKKDRLQRLNHIVNQYSAEAMQKYEGEIVEVLVEGESKNNPDVLAGHTKRNKLVNFTGPKSAIGQIVPVKIVKAKTWSLDGEMVEERAEVK, from the coding sequence ATGAACGAAGAACAACGAAAACAAATGACGCAAATTCGCCAAATAGATCCAGCGGACGTAAAATCCGACCAGGATAACTTGAAGCGGATTAAAGAAAAAAGCAGCGAAGATTTTATGGAATATTTTGAAACGACCTATCAGCCTCCTAATTTGCGGGATGCTCAGCGCCGACGCAAACAAAAGGTGGAATTTCATTATGATTTCTCGATTCCTGAAGACATGGAGAGAGTTGGGAAAGGAAGAAAATATTTAATCCGCACGTATGGATGTCAAATGAACGAACATGACACCGAAGTAATGGCAGGTATCTTTGAAGAGATGGGTTATGAATCAACGGAAGATACGAAGGAAGCCGATGTGATCCTGCTGAACACGTGTGCGATCCGTGAGAACGCAGAAAACAAAGTGTTTGGCGAAATCGGTCACTTAAAGCCTCTTAAAATGGAAAATCCTAACTTAATTATCGGTGTCTGCGGGTGTATGTCCCAAGAAGAATCTGTAGTAAACCGCATCTTGAAAAAGCATCCGTTCATTGATTTAATCTTTGGAACACATAATATTCACCGGTTGCCGCAGCTTGTGAAAGAGGCCATGTTCGGCAAGGAAATGGTCATTGATGTCTGGTCGAAGGAAGGGGATATTATAGAGAATCTTCCCCGTTCCAGAAAAGGCAACATTAAAGCATGGGTCAACATTATGTACGGCTGTGACAAATTTTGTACGTACTGTATTGTGCCTTACACACGCGGAAAGGAAAGGAGCCGTCTGCCTGAAGATATCATCCAGGAAGTCAGACACCTCGCTGCCCAAGGGTATAAAGAAATCACGCTTCTTGGTCAAAATGTAAATGCGTACGGAAAAGATTTGGATATGGAATACGGGTTAGGCGATTTAATGGATGATCTCCGCGGAATTGATATCCCGCGGATCCGGTTTACAACCTCTCACCCGCGCGATTTTGATGATCGCTTAATTGAAGTTCTCGCTAAAGGTGGAAACATGCTTGATCACATTCATCTGCCGGTTCAGAGCGGCAATTCCGATGTGCTTAAGATCATGGGACGTAAGTACTCAAGAGAGCAGTATATGGAGCTTGTTCGAAAAATTCGTGCAGCGATGCCGGAGGCTACTTTGACCACGGATATTATCGTGGGCTTCCCGAATGAAACGGAAGAACAGTTCCAGGATACGTTATCACTCGTGGAGGAAGTCGGTTTTGAAGCTGCTTATACGTTTATTTATTCCCCAAGAGAGGGCACTCCTGCGGCTAAAATGAAGGATAACATTCCGATGGAAGAGAAAAAAGACCGGCTGCAGCGGTTAAATCACATAGTCAATCAATACTCTGCAGAAGCGATGCAGAAGTATGAAGGCGAAATTGTGGAAGTCCTCGTCGAGGGAGAAAGTAAGAATAATCCAGATGTTTTAGCAGGACATACGAAGCGTAATAAACTCGTTAATTTTACAGGTCCTAAATCAGCCATCGGCCAGATTGTACCGGTTAAAATTGTGAAAGCAAAAACCTGGTCCTTGGACGGCGAAATGGTTGAGGAAAGAGCAGAGGTGAAATAA
- the tdh gene encoding L-threonine 3-dehydrogenase, with translation MNGTMKAIVKHQRGVGAELREVSIPSIGEEEVLIRVKATSICGTDVHIYNWDEWSASRVQPPYVFGHEFAGEVVEVGEKVNNFTIGDYVSAETHLVCGDCPQCLTGQYHICENTKIIGVDTQGCFAEYVALPAKNLWRNPEDMPTDIASVQEPMGNAVHTVLNGEVAGKSVAVIGCGPIGLMAVGVAKAAGASQVLAFDLNEYRLDLAKQMGASAVIHSGNVDPVKEAKALTNGHGVDVVCEMSGHPAAMDQGFKMITNGGRMSILSLPAKPVTLDVTNDIVFKGIHVQGITGRKMFETWQQVSRLLHSGQVDVKPMVTHHLKLEEFEYGFDLMNEGKCGKVVLHP, from the coding sequence GTGAATGGAACTATGAAAGCAATTGTTAAACATCAACGAGGAGTAGGTGCCGAACTTAGAGAAGTTTCGATTCCTTCTATAGGAGAAGAAGAAGTATTGATTCGAGTTAAAGCAACTTCCATTTGCGGCACAGACGTGCACATCTATAATTGGGATGAATGGTCTGCGAGCCGCGTTCAGCCTCCTTATGTATTCGGGCATGAATTTGCAGGAGAAGTAGTAGAAGTTGGCGAAAAGGTAAATAATTTTACTATTGGAGATTATGTAAGCGCTGAAACGCACCTCGTATGCGGCGATTGTCCCCAATGTTTAACCGGACAGTATCATATTTGTGAAAATACAAAAATTATTGGTGTAGATACACAAGGTTGTTTTGCGGAATACGTAGCACTGCCAGCCAAAAACCTCTGGCGTAATCCTGAGGACATGCCGACCGATATCGCCTCCGTACAAGAGCCGATGGGGAATGCTGTCCACACGGTTTTAAACGGAGAGGTGGCAGGGAAATCCGTTGCTGTTATCGGGTGTGGTCCCATTGGATTAATGGCTGTAGGAGTAGCAAAAGCAGCTGGAGCATCCCAAGTCCTGGCCTTCGATTTAAATGAGTACCGCTTGGATTTGGCCAAACAGATGGGAGCGTCTGCTGTCATTCATTCTGGAAACGTTGACCCTGTAAAGGAAGCGAAAGCTTTGACGAATGGTCATGGAGTAGACGTTGTTTGTGAGATGAGCGGGCATCCGGCAGCGATGGATCAAGGATTCAAAATGATTACCAATGGCGGCAGAATGTCTATTTTAAGTCTGCCGGCAAAACCAGTAACTTTAGACGTCACCAATGATATAGTCTTCAAAGGTATTCATGTCCAAGGAATTACAGGAAGAAAAATGTTCGAAACTTGGCAGCAGGTTTCCCGCCTACTTCATTCCGGGCAGGTAGATGTCAAGCCTATGGTTACTCATCATTTGAAATTGGAAGAGTTTGAATATGGATTTGATTTAATGAACGAAGGAAAGTGCGGTAAAGTAGTATTGCACCCATAA
- a CDS encoding helix-turn-helix domain-containing protein: MVHERIRSLRKERRLTQTMLAQKVGVSAQVVSNWERQYTSPDIEDLSKIAHALHTTADYLLGLSDETEDEMREIKEHLKTQGYDHPVFFDKQAWFGVQPEEIKQIENYFRFLLQQKNIS, from the coding sequence GTGGTACATGAAAGAATTCGATCCCTGCGTAAAGAACGACGGTTGACACAAACAATGCTCGCTCAAAAAGTCGGTGTTTCTGCTCAAGTGGTATCCAATTGGGAACGGCAATATACTTCCCCGGACATTGAGGACTTGTCGAAGATCGCTCACGCCCTCCATACGACAGCCGATTATTTACTCGGGTTAAGCGATGAGACAGAAGATGAAATGAGAGAAATAAAAGAACATTTGAAAACTCAGGGGTACGACCATCCGGTCTTTTTTGACAAACAAGCCTGGTTTGGTGTACAGCCTGAAGAAATAAAGCAAATTGAGAATTATTTCCGCTTTCTCCTGCAGCAAAAAAATATATCATGA